The Amycolatopsis sp. NBC_01480 genome segment GAGCGCGCCCACCGCGAAGACCACTTTGGACGACTGGCAGAGCCAGCTCTCGGTCAACGCCACCGGCGCCTTCCTGTGCACCCGCGAGGTCCTGCCGGGGATGCGGGAGCGCGACCGCGGCCGGATCGTCACGGTGGCGTCGACCGCGGGCCACGCCGGTTACCGCTACACCGCCGGGTACACGGCGTCGAAACACGCGGCGGTCGGGCTGATGCGCGCGGTTTCGGCGGAGGTCGCCGGCACCGGCGTGACGGCGAACGCGGTGTGCCCGGCGTTCGTGCGCACCGACATGACGGCGGACTCGATCGCCCGCATCCACGACCGCACCGGCCGGGACGAGGCGGCCGCCGAAGCCGCGCTCGCCGCGTCGTCCCCGCTCGGGCGCCTGCTCGAACCCCGGGAGGTCGCCTTCGCGGTGGCTTTCCTGGCCGCGGACGAAGCCGCCGCGATCAACGGACAGACCCTTGTACTCGACGGTGGAGGAATCCAGAAATGAGCCCGTTCCGCGCCACGCCCCCGCTCACGAAATCGTGGGAGCACTTCGGTTTCACGGTGGACGACGGCGTCGCGACGCTGACCTTCGACCGGCCGGACAAGCTGAACGCGCTCACCTTCGACGTCTACGCGGACCTGCGGGACCTGGTGCTGGAGCTGCCGCACCGCGGCGATGTGCGGGTGCTGGTGATCACCGGGCGCGGCCGCGGCTTCTGCTCGGGCGGCGACGTCGAGGAGATCATCGGCGAGCTGCAGAAGATGGAAACGGCCGAGCTGCTGGAGTTCACGCGGATGACCGGCGCCGTGGTGAAGGCGCTGCGCGAGACGCCGATCCCGGTGATCGCCGCGGTCAACGGCATCGCCGCGGGCGCGGGCTCGGTGATCGCGCTGGCCAGCGACTTCCGGCTGCTGGCGCGCTCGGCGAAGTTCGCCTTCCTGTTCACCAAGGTCGGGCTGGCCGGCGCGGACATGGGCGCGGCGTACCTGCTGCCGCGCCTGGTCGGCCTCGGCCGCGCCACGGAACTGCTGATGCTGGGCGACAAGCTCGAGGCCGCCCGCGCCGAAACGATCGGACTGGCCACCCAGGTCGTCGACGACGAGGAGCTGCCGGCCGCGGCGCAGGCACTCGCCCGGCGTCTGGCCGACGGGCCGGCGCTGGCCTACTCCACCACCAAGGTCCTGCTGACCCGCGAACTCGACACCGACCTCGGCGGCGCCATCGAGCTGGAGGCGATCACCCAGGCGCTGCTCATGACGGCCAAGGACCACAAGGAGTTCTACGCCGCCTGGACCGCCGGCCGTAGTCCACAGTGGACGGGACGCTGAGCTACCGGTAGCTCAGCAGCCCGGCGGCGTCGCCGTCGAAGTGCGAATGCTCGTTGAAGGTCAGCAGGTTCACCCCGCCGCGGCCCGAGGTCACCTTGGT includes the following:
- a CDS encoding enoyl-CoA hydratase family protein — encoded protein: MSPFRATPPLTKSWEHFGFTVDDGVATLTFDRPDKLNALTFDVYADLRDLVLELPHRGDVRVLVITGRGRGFCSGGDVEEIIGELQKMETAELLEFTRMTGAVVKALRETPIPVIAAVNGIAAGAGSVIALASDFRLLARSAKFAFLFTKVGLAGADMGAAYLLPRLVGLGRATELLMLGDKLEAARAETIGLATQVVDDEELPAAAQALARRLADGPALAYSTTKVLLTRELDTDLGGAIELEAITQALLMTAKDHKEFYAAWTAGRSPQWTGR
- a CDS encoding SDR family NAD(P)-dependent oxidoreductase, whose protein sequence is MTRLVVVTGGTRGIGAAIAAHFAAAGDTVLAPGRRECDVTDEAAVRAYFAGVGPVDVLVNNAGVSSSAPTAKTTLDDWQSQLSVNATGAFLCTREVLPGMRERDRGRIVTVASTAGHAGYRYTAGYTASKHAAVGLMRAVSAEVAGTGVTANAVCPAFVRTDMTADSIARIHDRTGRDEAAAEAALAASSPLGRLLEPREVAFAVAFLAADEAAAINGQTLVLDGGGIQK